A genomic segment from Bradyrhizobium sp. ISRA430 encodes:
- a CDS encoding MarR family winged helix-turn-helix transcriptional regulator: MTASVARTDGRTSPRKRAGNGAARPDVADEVGLDALVGHAGYAVRRFQIWIFQDFIKTLANVDIRPTQYSVMTIIGANPGLSQMAVAKRLGIERARLVHLLDSLESRRLVKRIKSKTDRRSHALHLTAQGETALAKFKRLAAEHERHVEAKIGKENREHLLRILACFT, from the coding sequence GTGACAGCCAGCGTAGCCCGAACCGACGGCCGCACCTCCCCGCGCAAACGAGCCGGCAACGGCGCAGCGCGTCCCGATGTCGCGGACGAGGTCGGCCTCGATGCGCTGGTCGGCCACGCCGGCTATGCCGTGCGGCGCTTCCAGATCTGGATCTTCCAGGATTTCATCAAGACGCTTGCCAATGTCGACATCCGCCCGACGCAGTATTCGGTGATGACCATCATCGGTGCCAATCCCGGCCTCTCCCAGATGGCCGTCGCAAAACGGCTCGGCATCGAGCGCGCCCGGCTCGTGCATCTGCTCGACAGCCTTGAATCCCGCAGGCTGGTAAAGCGGATCAAGTCGAAGACGGACCGACGCTCGCATGCGCTGCATCTCACCGCGCAAGGCGAGACGGCGCTGGCGAAATTCAAACGGCTTGCCGCCGAACATGAGCGGCACGTCGAGGCGAAGATCGGCAAGGAGAACCGGGAGCACCTGCTCCGGATCCTCGCCTGCTTCACCTGA
- the atzF gene encoding allophanate hydrolase, producing the protein MGAEQPETIAAIVAAHRAGTLTPAQTVARSYRRIRDHDDPAVFIGLRDEADAIAEAEKLAARRDAAHLPLYGVPVAVKDNIDAQGFATTAACPAFSYMPGHDSTAVERLRAAGAIVIGKTNLDQFATGLVGVRSPYGIPRNSIRDDLIPGGSSSGSATAVGAGLVPLSLGTDTAGSGRVPAMLNNIVGLKPSLGMISTAGVVPACRTLDCVSVFALTVDDAALALSVMAGPDQADPFSRDRPLGALTPFPANLRLGVPRNGQLIFFGDKKAEAAYGEALERWTALGATLVEFDLEPFYETARLLYEGPWVAERYLVIRNLLASAPDAIHPVTREITAAGARLTAAETFSAFYRLQGLRRITERTFVNLDALVLPTAPTVYSTAQVLANPIELNSRLGTYTNFVNLLDLCGLAVPASMRSDGAPFGITLLAPAGRDALLASIGRVFHADTKLSVGAKGVAHPPLAQPSASTSDEIPIAVIGAHLSGMALNGELKALNGRLIEATKTAPDYKLYALQTTPPKPGMLRVEAGKGAAIQLEIWSLSASAFGKFVNAIPAPLSIGTVRLADGRSVKGFIVEPEVLGDARDITAYGGWRAYMAERATA; encoded by the coding sequence ATGGGGGCGGAACAGCCTGAAACGATCGCCGCGATTGTGGCCGCGCATCGCGCGGGCACGCTGACGCCGGCGCAAACGGTCGCGCGCAGCTATCGGCGCATTCGCGACCATGACGATCCCGCGGTCTTCATCGGCCTGCGCGACGAGGCGGATGCGATCGCCGAAGCCGAGAAGCTTGCCGCACGAAGGGACGCAGCGCACCTGCCGCTCTACGGCGTGCCGGTCGCGGTGAAGGACAATATCGACGCGCAGGGCTTTGCGACCACCGCGGCCTGCCCGGCTTTCTCCTACATGCCGGGGCATGACTCCACCGCGGTGGAGCGCCTGCGTGCCGCTGGCGCCATCGTCATCGGCAAGACCAACCTCGACCAGTTCGCAACCGGTCTCGTCGGCGTGCGCTCGCCCTATGGCATCCCCAGAAATTCGATCCGCGACGATCTCATTCCCGGTGGCTCGAGCTCGGGATCGGCGACCGCCGTCGGCGCGGGGCTGGTGCCGCTGTCGCTCGGCACCGATACCGCGGGCTCAGGCCGCGTGCCGGCGATGCTCAACAACATCGTCGGGCTGAAGCCGAGCCTCGGCATGATCTCGACCGCGGGCGTTGTGCCGGCCTGCCGCACGCTCGACTGCGTCTCGGTGTTCGCGCTGACCGTCGACGATGCCGCACTCGCGCTTTCGGTGATGGCGGGGCCCGATCAGGCCGATCCGTTCTCGCGCGACAGGCCGCTGGGCGCGCTCACGCCGTTCCCGGCGAACTTGCGGCTCGGCGTACCACGCAACGGACAGTTGATCTTCTTCGGCGACAAGAAGGCGGAGGCCGCCTACGGCGAGGCACTTGAGCGCTGGACCGCGCTCGGCGCGACCCTGGTCGAGTTCGATCTCGAGCCGTTCTACGAGACGGCGCGGCTACTCTATGAAGGACCATGGGTCGCCGAGCGCTATCTCGTGATCCGCAACCTGCTGGCGTCCGCACCGGATGCGATCCATCCGGTGACGCGGGAGATCACCGCGGCCGGCGCGCGGCTGACGGCGGCGGAGACCTTCTCCGCGTTCTACCGCCTGCAGGGCTTGCGCAGGATCACCGAGCGCACCTTCGTCAATCTGGACGCGCTGGTGCTGCCGACGGCGCCGACGGTCTATTCGACCGCGCAGGTGCTGGCCAATCCGATCGAGCTCAACAGCCGGCTCGGCACCTACACCAATTTCGTCAACCTGCTCGACCTCTGCGGCCTCGCGGTGCCGGCATCGATGCGGTCCGACGGCGCGCCGTTCGGCATCACCCTGCTTGCACCGGCTGGCCGCGATGCGCTGCTCGCCAGCATCGGCCGCGTTTTCCATGCCGATACCAAGCTGAGCGTCGGCGCAAAGGGCGTTGCGCACCCACCGCTCGCTCAGCCATCCGCAAGCACGAGCGATGAGATTCCGATCGCGGTGATTGGCGCGCATCTCTCCGGCATGGCGCTGAACGGCGAATTGAAGGCCTTGAACGGACGCCTGATCGAGGCGACCAAGACTGCGCCGGACTACAAGCTCTATGCGCTCCAGACCACGCCGCCGAAGCCCGGCATGCTGCGTGTCGAAGCCGGCAAAGGCGCCGCGATCCAGCTCGAGATCTGGTCGCTGTCGGCATCCGCCTTCGGCAAATTCGTCAACGCGATTCCCGCGCCGCTGTCGATCGGCACGGTGCGCCTCGCCGATGGCCGCAGCGTGAAAGGCTTTATCGTGGAGCCCGAAGTGCTCGGCGATGCGCGCGACATCACCGCCTATGGCGGCTGGCGCGCGTATATGGCGGAGAGGGCGACGGCGTAG
- a CDS encoding GntR family transcriptional regulator has product MTLDDLPPGTLPTEPVVPRVDRPHPTVHKVTRAEELRLQLADEIVRGALAPGAPLDETDIARRFSVSRTPVREALRQLVASGLVEARAHRGAVVAQPSIERLTSMFEAMAELEALCAGLAAERMSAAERHGLEAIHEELRVLSYAGNPERFHEVNERFHNAIYAGSQNGYIAEITLATRVRVQPFRRAQFRNLGRLAKSQAEHDRVVVAIMRGDKQAAAAAMRAHIELVRGEYEIYAVSV; this is encoded by the coding sequence ATGACGCTCGACGACCTCCCGCCTGGGACATTGCCGACCGAGCCGGTCGTGCCGCGTGTCGACCGGCCGCACCCGACCGTGCACAAGGTCACGCGCGCCGAGGAGCTGCGGCTGCAGCTCGCCGACGAGATCGTGCGCGGAGCTTTGGCTCCCGGCGCGCCGCTGGATGAGACCGATATCGCGCGCCGCTTCAGCGTTTCGCGCACGCCGGTGCGGGAAGCGTTGCGCCAGCTCGTGGCCAGCGGCCTCGTCGAGGCCCGCGCCCATCGCGGCGCGGTCGTGGCGCAGCCCTCGATCGAACGGCTGACCAGCATGTTCGAGGCGATGGCCGAGCTCGAGGCGCTGTGCGCCGGGCTTGCCGCCGAACGCATGTCCGCGGCCGAGCGTCATGGCCTCGAGGCCATCCACGAGGAACTCCGGGTCCTGAGCTACGCCGGCAATCCCGAACGCTTCCACGAGGTCAACGAGCGCTTCCACAACGCGATCTATGCCGGCTCGCAGAACGGCTACATCGCCGAGATCACGCTGGCCACCCGCGTCCGCGTGCAGCCGTTCCGCCGCGCCCAGTTCCGCAACCTCGGGCGTCTGGCCAAGTCCCAAGCCGAGCACGACCGCGTCGTCGTCGCCATCATGCGCGGCGACAAGCAGGCCGCCGCCGCCGCCATGCGCGCGCATATCGAGCTGGTGCGTGGAGAATACGAGATCTACGCGGTGTCGGTGTAG
- the hpxZ gene encoding oxalurate catabolism protein HpxZ has protein sequence MEIDLPDVVAEVKAAFERYETALVSNDVAVLGELFRNDPRTLRYGIGENLYGYEAISGFRAARSPVGLNRRTAKTVITSYGRDTAVASTLFYRDTAPGKVGRQMQTWIRFPEGWRVVAAHVSIIDEPKEA, from the coding sequence ATGGAGATCGATCTTCCCGACGTGGTCGCGGAAGTCAAAGCCGCGTTCGAGCGTTACGAGACGGCGCTGGTCAGCAACGACGTCGCCGTGCTCGGCGAGCTCTTTCGCAACGATCCCCGCACGCTGCGCTACGGCATCGGCGAAAACCTCTACGGCTATGAGGCGATCTCCGGCTTCCGCGCCGCGCGCTCGCCGGTCGGCCTCAACCGCCGCACCGCCAAAACCGTCATCACCAGCTATGGCCGCGACACCGCGGTCGCCTCCACCCTGTTCTATCGCGACACCGCGCCCGGCAAGGTCGGCCGGCAGATGCAGACCTGGATTCGCTTCCCGGAGGGCTGGCGCGTCGTAGCTGCCCATGTCAGCATCATCGACGAGCCGAAAGAGGCGTGA
- a CDS encoding AtzE family amidohydrolase: MTIDPEMTAAEIAAAIATKKLTAFEVTEAALARITRYNGLLGAFTDFTFRRARAKALAIDADIADGKQVGPLAGVPFAVKNLFDVAGLRTYAGSKINRDLPKAKRDATLIERMEAAGAVLVGALNMGEYAYDFTGENVHDGPSRNPHDIDRMSGGSSGGSGSAVGGALVPIALGSDTNGSIRVPSSFCGIFGLKPTYGRLSRARSFPFVASLDHVGPLARSVTDLALAYDAMQGPDADDAACTTRGVEPVTPLLGESIAGLRVAIAGGHFQKNVFPEAVEAVSRVAKALGATRVVDVPEASRARAAAYVITTTEGASLHLDRLRKRPNDFDPAVRDRLIAGAMVPASLVDRAQKFRRWYRAQVMELFRSVDVLLAPATPCTAPKLGQVNFTLDGVELPVRANIGIHTQPISFIGLPVVAVPVPLEPLPIGVQIITAPWREDIALRVAHALERMGVVSAPSPRGF, translated from the coding sequence ATGACGATTGATCCCGAAATGACGGCCGCGGAGATCGCCGCAGCTATTGCCACCAAGAAGCTGACTGCGTTCGAGGTCACCGAAGCGGCGCTGGCGCGCATCACTCGATACAACGGCCTGCTCGGTGCCTTTACTGATTTCACTTTCAGGCGAGCTCGCGCCAAGGCGCTCGCCATCGACGCCGACATTGCCGATGGTAAGCAGGTCGGCCCACTCGCTGGTGTACCCTTTGCGGTTAAGAATCTGTTCGACGTTGCTGGGCTGAGGACCTACGCCGGCTCGAAGATCAACCGCGACCTGCCGAAGGCCAAGCGCGATGCCACCCTGATCGAGCGCATGGAAGCCGCGGGTGCCGTGCTGGTCGGCGCGCTCAACATGGGCGAATACGCCTACGATTTCACCGGCGAGAACGTGCACGATGGTCCCTCGCGCAATCCGCATGACATTGATCGGATGAGCGGCGGCTCCTCCGGCGGCTCCGGCAGTGCCGTCGGCGGCGCGCTGGTGCCGATCGCGCTGGGCTCGGATACCAACGGTTCGATCCGCGTGCCGTCCTCGTTCTGCGGCATTTTCGGTTTGAAGCCGACCTATGGCCGGCTGTCGCGAGCGCGCTCCTTCCCGTTCGTCGCGAGTCTCGACCATGTCGGCCCGCTCGCGCGCTCCGTCACCGATCTCGCGCTGGCCTATGACGCGATGCAGGGCCCGGATGCGGACGATGCCGCTTGCACCACGCGCGGCGTCGAGCCGGTGACGCCGCTGCTCGGTGAATCCATCGCAGGCCTGCGCGTCGCGATCGCCGGCGGCCACTTCCAGAAGAACGTGTTTCCCGAGGCCGTCGAAGCCGTCAGCCGCGTCGCCAAGGCGCTCGGCGCGACGCGAGTTGTGGACGTTCCCGAAGCCTCGCGCGCCCGCGCCGCGGCCTATGTCATCACCACGACGGAAGGCGCCTCGCTCCATCTCGATCGCCTGCGCAAGCGCCCGAACGATTTCGATCCGGCGGTGCGCGACCGGCTGATCGCCGGCGCGATGGTGCCGGCGTCGCTGGTCGATCGTGCGCAAAAATTTCGCCGCTGGTATCGCGCGCAGGTCATGGAGCTGTTTAGGTCGGTCGACGTTTTGCTCGCGCCCGCGACGCCCTGTACGGCGCCGAAGCTCGGACAGGTGAATTTCACACTCGACGGCGTCGAATTGCCGGTGCGCGCCAATATCGGCATCCATACCCAACCGATCTCGTTCATCGGCCTGCCCGTGGTGGCGGTGCCGGTGCCGCTGGAGCCGCTGCCGATCGGCGTGCAGATCATCACAGCGCCCTGGCGCGAGGACATCGCGCTGCGGGTCGCGCATGCGCTGGAACGAATGGGCGTAGTATCAGCGCCGTCACCGAGAGGATTTTGA
- a CDS encoding DUF4089 domain-containing protein → MAEPLDDYIDAVSKALSLPIEEAWRPAVRANLEVSLRLGRLVDEFALPDETEPAPVFTA, encoded by the coding sequence ATGGCCGAACCGCTGGACGACTATATCGACGCCGTGTCGAAAGCACTGTCGCTGCCGATCGAGGAAGCCTGGCGGCCCGCGGTGCGCGCCAACCTCGAAGTGTCGCTGCGGCTCGGCCGCCTTGTCGACGAATTCGCGCTGCCGGACGAGACCGAGCCGGCGCCCGTGTTCACGGCCTGA
- a CDS encoding ABC transporter ATP-binding protein gives MTAQPLLDVHDLTVEFTTRRGIVKAVQHVDISVAKGETLAIVGESGSGKSVTSYAVMRILDRAGRIAEGSVMFSGIDVKAATEDQMRDLRGREVSMIFQNPRAALNPIRKVGDQIEDVLRTHVQQAQVTGHGEKAIEALEQVKIARPRERYHAYPFELSGGMCQRVVIALALACNPQLLIADEPTTGLDVTTQKAVMDLIVELTKRRAMSTILITHDLGLAAAYCDRVVVMEKGRVVETAKAADIFASPQHPYTRKLMRATPRIGVQLRDLLPEEDGSAAASFASPRARGEADALGSALARQSPAGEGDSPRVELEETAPHPNPLRASEARLDPAKSGEREKSGKPLLLVEKLVKDYPRQGATAVLGKLFGRKPPVEPDVFRAVDGISFSIGHGESVGLVGESGCGKSTTSMMVMRLLDQTSGRIQFDGEEIGSIMPSAFARLPLRSRIQMVFQDPTDSLNPRFTAARAIVDPLLQLGDVRGRDALRARCEELAAMVGLPLDLLDRFPHQLSGGQKARVGIARAIALHPKLVILDEPTAALDVSVQAVVLNLLEDLKQRLRMSYLFVSHDLNVVRLLCDRVIVMRTGRIVEEGSSEKVLSDPQDDYTKALLTAIPHPPLPVH, from the coding sequence ATGACTGCTCAGCCCCTGCTCGACGTCCACGACCTCACCGTCGAATTCACCACCCGCCGCGGCATCGTCAAAGCGGTGCAGCACGTCGACATCTCCGTCGCCAAGGGCGAGACGCTGGCGATCGTCGGCGAGTCCGGTTCCGGCAAGTCGGTGACGTCCTACGCCGTGATGCGCATCCTCGACCGCGCGGGGCGGATCGCCGAGGGCTCGGTGATGTTCTCCGGCATCGATGTGAAGGCCGCGACCGAAGACCAGATGCGCGATCTGCGCGGCCGCGAAGTCTCGATGATCTTCCAGAACCCGCGTGCCGCACTCAACCCGATACGGAAAGTGGGCGACCAGATCGAGGACGTGCTGCGCACCCATGTGCAGCAGGCGCAAGTCACAGGTCACGGCGAGAAAGCGATCGAAGCGCTGGAGCAGGTCAAGATCGCGCGCCCGCGCGAGCGCTATCACGCCTATCCGTTCGAGCTGTCCGGGGGCATGTGCCAGCGCGTCGTCATTGCGCTCGCGCTCGCGTGCAATCCGCAGCTCCTGATCGCGGACGAGCCGACCACCGGGCTCGACGTCACCACGCAGAAGGCGGTGATGGACCTGATCGTCGAGCTGACCAAGCGGCGCGCGATGTCGACCATCCTGATCACGCACGACCTCGGCCTTGCTGCGGCCTATTGCGACCGCGTCGTGGTGATGGAGAAGGGCCGCGTGGTCGAGACCGCGAAGGCCGCCGACATCTTCGCCAGCCCGCAGCATCCCTACACGCGAAAATTGATGCGTGCGACGCCGCGGATCGGCGTGCAGCTAAGAGACTTGTTGCCAGAGGAAGACGGGAGCGCGGCAGCTTCCTTCGCCTCTCCCCGCGCGCGGGGAGAGGCCGACGCACTCGGCAGCGCACTTGCGCGCCAGAGTCCGGCGGGTGAGGGGGACTCTCCGCGAGTCGAGCTCGAGGAAACAGCCCCTCACCCCAACCCTCTCAGAGCGAGCGAAGCTCGTCTCGACCCCGCGAAGAGCGGGGAGAGGGAGAAGAGCGGCAAGCCCCTTCTCCTCGTCGAAAAGCTCGTGAAAGACTATCCCCGCCAGGGCGCCACCGCGGTGCTCGGAAAGCTGTTCGGCCGCAAGCCGCCGGTCGAGCCGGATGTGTTCCGCGCCGTCGACGGCATCAGCTTCTCGATCGGCCATGGCGAGAGCGTCGGCCTGGTCGGCGAATCCGGCTGCGGCAAATCCACGACGTCGATGATGGTGATGCGGCTGTTGGACCAGACCTCGGGCCGCATCCAATTCGACGGCGAGGAGATCGGCAGCATCATGCCGAGCGCCTTTGCCCGGCTGCCGCTGCGCAGTCGCATCCAGATGGTGTTCCAGGACCCGACCGACAGCCTCAATCCGCGCTTCACCGCCGCGCGCGCCATCGTCGACCCGCTTCTGCAACTCGGCGACGTCCGGGGGCGTGATGCGCTGCGCGCGCGCTGCGAGGAGCTGGCGGCAATGGTCGGATTGCCGCTCGATCTGCTCGATCGTTTCCCGCACCAATTGTCCGGCGGCCAGAAGGCCCGCGTCGGCATCGCCCGCGCGATCGCGCTGCATCCAAAGCTCGTTATCCTGGACGAGCCGACGGCCGCGCTCGACGTGTCGGTCCAGGCGGTGGTGCTGAATCTGCTGGAGGACCTCAAGCAGCGGCTTCGCATGAGCTACCTGTTCGTTTCGCATGATTTGAATGTGGTGCGCTTGCTGTGCGATCGTGTCATTGTGATGCGGACGGGTCGAATCGTGGAGGAAGGGTCTTCCGAGAAGGTCCTGAGCGATCCGCAGGACGACTACACCAAGGCGCTGTTGACGGCGATTCCGCATCCGCCGTTGCCGGTTCACTGA
- a CDS encoding ABC transporter permease yields MSTVAPAVEPVGPARTSGLAAMFEHTRYVLGENKVTGFAFALLLLIICAALFGPSIVPHDPLASDTAAALKPPSAAHWFGTDQLGRDIFSRVIVATRLDVFIAVASVALVFLMGGLAGIAAGYFGGWTDRVVGRIADTIMAFPLFVLAMGIVAALGNTVQNIILATAIVNFPLYARVARAEANVRRDAGFVQAARLSGNGEFRILLVHILPNIMPIMIVQMSLTMGYAILNAAGLSFIGLGVRPPTAEWGIMVAEGAGFMVSGEWWIALFPGLALMIAVFCFNLLGDGLRDIVDPQRRT; encoded by the coding sequence ATGAGCACCGTTGCGCCTGCTGTTGAACCGGTCGGTCCGGCGCGAACCTCGGGACTCGCGGCGATGTTCGAGCACACCCGCTATGTGCTCGGCGAGAACAAGGTCACGGGCTTTGCCTTCGCGCTGCTCCTGCTCATCATCTGCGCGGCGCTGTTCGGTCCCTCCATCGTGCCGCACGATCCGCTCGCCTCGGACACCGCGGCTGCGTTAAAACCGCCATCGGCGGCGCACTGGTTCGGTACCGACCAGCTCGGCCGCGACATCTTCAGTCGCGTCATCGTCGCAACGCGGCTCGACGTCTTCATCGCGGTCGCATCGGTTGCGCTGGTGTTCCTGATGGGTGGGCTCGCCGGCATCGCGGCGGGCTATTTTGGCGGCTGGACCGACCGCGTCGTCGGCCGCATCGCCGATACCATCATGGCCTTTCCGCTGTTCGTGCTGGCGATGGGTATCGTGGCGGCGCTCGGCAACACCGTGCAGAACATCATCCTGGCGACCGCCATCGTGAACTTCCCGCTCTATGCCCGCGTCGCGCGCGCCGAAGCCAACGTCCGCCGCGATGCCGGCTTCGTGCAGGCGGCGCGGCTGTCGGGTAACGGCGAATTCCGCATCCTCCTGGTGCACATCCTGCCCAACATCATGCCGATCATGATCGTGCAGATGTCGCTGACCATGGGCTACGCCATTCTCAATGCCGCCGGCCTCTCCTTCATCGGCCTCGGCGTGCGCCCGCCGACCGCCGAATGGGGCATCATGGTCGCCGAGGGCGCCGGCTTCATGGTGTCGGGCGAATGGTGGATCGCGCTGTTCCCGGGCCTCGCGCTGATGATCGCCGTGTTCTGCTTCAACCTCCTCGGCGACGGTCTGCGCGACATCGTCGACCCGCAGCGGAGGACGTGA
- a CDS encoding ABC transporter permease produces MLTLIGKRLMFAIPSLIGVVIVTFLLTRALPGDPAAYFAGPAATKEAVEQIRRKLGFDKPLVEQFFRYASDLANGDFGTSLTTGQPVATEIRNRLPASAELTLLGLIVSITIAIPLGVLAATRPGSWIDHLCRVTTTAGVSLPVFFTGLVLVYVFYFRLGWSPAPLGRLDVFYSAPATVTGFYLIDTLIARDFEAFRSALSQLILPAATLAIFSLAPIARMTRASMLAVLASEFVRTARASGLSPATVIVTYAFRNAMLPVITTLSMVFSFLLGANVLVEKVFAWPGIGSYAVEALIASDFAPVQGFVLTMAVMYVLLNLVIDILYGVIDPRVRLEG; encoded by the coding sequence ATGCTGACCCTGATCGGCAAGCGGCTGATGTTCGCGATCCCCTCGCTGATCGGGGTCGTCATCGTCACCTTCCTGCTCACGCGCGCGCTGCCGGGTGATCCCGCTGCCTACTTCGCCGGTCCCGCCGCGACGAAGGAAGCCGTCGAGCAGATCCGCAGGAAACTCGGCTTCGACAAGCCGCTGGTCGAGCAGTTCTTCCGCTACGCGAGTGATCTCGCCAATGGCGATTTCGGCACGTCGCTGACGACCGGCCAGCCGGTCGCGACCGAGATTCGCAATCGCCTGCCGGCCTCCGCCGAGCTGACGCTGCTCGGCCTCATCGTCTCCATCACTATTGCGATTCCGCTCGGCGTGCTGGCGGCAACGCGCCCGGGCTCGTGGATCGATCATCTCTGCCGGGTGACGACGACGGCGGGCGTGTCGCTGCCGGTATTCTTCACCGGCCTCGTGCTGGTGTATGTCTTCTACTTCCGGCTCGGCTGGTCGCCGGCGCCGCTCGGCCGGCTGGATGTGTTCTACAGCGCGCCGGCGACGGTGACGGGCTTCTATCTGATCGACACCCTGATCGCGCGTGACTTTGAGGCGTTTCGCTCGGCGCTGAGCCAGCTCATCCTGCCGGCGGCAACGCTCGCGATCTTCTCGCTGGCGCCGATCGCGCGCATGACGCGCGCCTCGATGCTGGCGGTGCTCGCCTCCGAATTCGTCCGCACCGCGCGAGCCAGCGGCCTGTCGCCGGCAACCGTCATCGTCACCTACGCCTTTCGCAACGCGATGCTTCCGGTGATCACCACGCTCAGCATGGTGTTCTCGTTCCTGCTCGGCGCCAACGTGCTGGTGGAAAAGGTCTTCGCCTGGCCTGGCATCGGCTCCTACGCGGTGGAAGCGCTGATCGCGTCCGACTTCGCACCGGTGCAGGGTTTCGTGTTGACCATGGCGGTCATGTACGTGCTGCTCAATCTCGTGATCGACATTCTCTACGGCGTGATCGATCCGCGCGTGCGGCTGGAAGGGTAG
- a CDS encoding ABC transporter substrate-binding protein, whose product MKRRDFLKSVSGLAAGAALPAMPAVISPAGADARSETLLIVSEGGPNNLDIHGVGTNVPGYEVSWNCYDRLISHEMKSGPGGVPYYDRDKFKGELAEDMKIDDMSVTFKLRKNAKFHDGTPVTAKDVKWSLDRAVSVGGFPTFQMSAGSLTKPEQFVAVDDYTVRVDFLRKDRLTIPDLAVIVPCVVNSELVKKNASEKDPWGLEFTKQQTAGSGAYKVTKWTAGTEVVMERNEDWACGPLPKIKRVIWRMVPQAGNRRALLERGDADISYELPFRDFQEMKANGKLNVVSLPFSNGIQYIGMNVTRPPFDNPKVRQAMAYAMPYQKIMDAVLFGLGNPMFGAPNDKATEVAWPQPHKFNTDMEKAKALLTEAGYANGFETTISFDLNFAGVNEPLCVLVQESLAQLGIKTTINKVPGANWRTELNKKEMPLFTNVFSGWLDYPEYFFYWCYHGNNSVFNTMSYKSAEMDKLIDGARVAAATGDKTTYDADVKAFVDLAYADIPRIPLYQPFVNVAMQKNISGYEYWFHRRLDYRAMAKG is encoded by the coding sequence ATGAAGCGCCGCGATTTCCTCAAGTCCGTGTCTGGATTGGCCGCAGGCGCGGCGCTTCCGGCGATGCCTGCGGTGATCTCTCCGGCCGGGGCCGATGCGCGCTCCGAGACGCTGCTGATCGTCTCCGAAGGCGGGCCGAACAATCTCGACATCCACGGCGTCGGCACCAACGTGCCCGGCTATGAGGTGTCCTGGAATTGCTACGACCGCCTGATCAGCCACGAGATGAAGAGCGGTCCCGGCGGCGTGCCCTATTACGACCGCGACAAGTTCAAGGGCGAGCTCGCCGAGGACATGAAGATCGACGACATGTCGGTCACGTTCAAGCTGCGCAAGAACGCCAAATTCCACGACGGCACGCCGGTCACCGCGAAGGACGTGAAATGGTCGCTCGACCGCGCCGTGAGCGTCGGCGGCTTTCCGACCTTCCAGATGAGCGCGGGCTCGCTGACCAAGCCCGAGCAGTTCGTGGCGGTCGACGACTATACGGTGCGCGTCGACTTCCTCAGGAAGGATCGCCTCACCATCCCCGATCTCGCGGTAATCGTGCCCTGCGTGGTCAACTCGGAATTGGTGAAGAAGAACGCCAGCGAGAAGGATCCGTGGGGCCTGGAATTCACAAAACAGCAGACCGCGGGCTCCGGTGCCTACAAGGTGACGAAGTGGACCGCCGGCACCGAAGTGGTGATGGAGCGCAATGAGGATTGGGCCTGCGGTCCGCTGCCGAAGATCAAGCGTGTGATCTGGCGCATGGTGCCGCAGGCCGGCAACCGCCGCGCGCTCTTGGAGCGCGGCGATGCCGACATCTCCTACGAGCTGCCGTTTAGGGATTTCCAGGAGATGAAGGCGAACGGCAAGCTCAACGTGGTGTCGCTGCCGTTCTCGAACGGCATCCAGTACATCGGCATGAACGTGACCAGGCCGCCGTTCGACAATCCGAAGGTGCGGCAGGCGATGGCCTATGCGATGCCGTATCAGAAGATCATGGACGCCGTGCTGTTCGGCCTCGGCAATCCCATGTTCGGCGCGCCCAACGACAAGGCCACCGAAGTGGCCTGGCCGCAGCCGCACAAATTCAACACCGACATGGAGAAGGCAAAGGCGCTGCTGACTGAAGCCGGCTACGCCAACGGCTTCGAGACCACGATCTCGTTCGACCTCAATTTTGCCGGCGTCAACGAGCCGCTCTGCGTGTTGGTGCAGGAATCACTGGCGCAGCTCGGCATCAAGACCACCATCAACAAGGTGCCCGGCGCCAACTGGCGCACCGAGCTCAACAAGAAGGAGATGCCGCTCTTCACTAACGTGTTCTCGGGCTGGCTCGATTACCCCGAGTACTTCTTCTACTGGTGCTATCACGGCAACAATTCCGTCTTCAACACCATGAGCTACAAGTCGGCGGAGATGGACAAGCTCATCGACGGCGCGCGCGTTGCTGCCGCGACCGGCGACAAGACCACCTACGACGCCGACGTGAAGGCTTTCGTCGATCTCGCCTACGCCGACATCCCTCGCATCCCGCTCTACCAGCCCTTCGTCAACGTCGCGATGCAAAAGAACATCTCCGGCTACGAATACTGGTTTCACCGCAGGCTCGATTACCGCGCGATGGCGAAGGGGTGA